A region of the Stieleria neptunia genome:
ATCCGCAACGGATGGGCCGATTCGATCGGGCTCGGCCGCATGGTGCTCTCTTATCCCGACCTACCGGCCGATGTGCTCGAAGGAACCCAGCTGGCCAGAAAAAAGGTCTGCCGCACCTTCAGCGACTGCACCACCGCGCCGAGAAAAGGCATCATCAGCGGTTGCTACCCACTGGATCCGTTCTACAAAAATCTTCCCGAGCGGAAAGAATTGTTGGCACTGAAAAAGGAGTAAGTTTCCAGTCCCGAGTTGCAACTCGTTCCCAGGCTCCGGCCTGGGAACGCGATGCGCCGCCGGCTCCCGCCGGCCGACTCGCGAGGCGGAGGCTCCGGGACCGTGTGTTCCCAGGCAGAGCCTGGGAACAAGGTTGAAGTTTCAACTCCCTACCTCGAGCATCCAATCGACGATGCGTTTGGATGCGTTTCCGTCGCCGTAGGGATTGTCGATGACGTTGGCTCCTCTGCTGCGTTTGGGCTGGGCCAGCAGGTCGCTTGCGCGGCGGATGATCCGATCGCGATCGGTGCCGACCAGTTCTGCCAGTCCGGCCTCGACCGCCTCGGGACGTTCGGTTTTCGTCCGCGTGACCAACACCGCGCTGCCCAGCGACGGGGCTTCTTCCTGAACGCCGCCGGAATCGGTGATCACCAAGGTCGCCCGATCCATCAACCAGACAAACTCGGGGTAGTCGGCCGGCGGCACGAGATGGATGTTGGTTGATGCCCCCAACAGCTCATGAACGGGCCCCATCACGTTCGGGTTCATGTGAACCGGATAGATGAACTGAGTCTCGGGATGGCTGGCAGCCAACTGCGCGAGCGCGGCACAGATCTGTTGGAGCCCGCCGCCAAAATTTTCGCGTCGGTGACCGGTGACCAGGACCACTCGGTCGGCCATCGCCATCGGATACTTTTGTCGCCATCGGGTGTCGTCGGCGCGTTCTTTCGCGACGCTGTGCAACAAGGCATCGATGACGGTATTGCCGGTGACGCGGATGAAGTTTTGGGGAACGCCTTCGGCCAGCAAAGCGGACTCGCTGCGCGTCGTCGGGGCACAGTGCAGGTTCGTGACGATCCCGGTCACGCGGCGGTTGAACTCCTCCGGCCACGGCGCCATCAAATCACCGGTCCGCAGACCGGCCTCCACGTGCACAACGGGCAACCGGTGGTAGAACGCGACGATCGCCGAGGCCATCACGGTCGTCGTGTCGCCTTGGATAACGATGCAGTCGGGATCTTGTTCTCCCACGACCCGATCGACCGCTTCCAGACAGCGGGCGGTCAATTGAGTGAGCGTTTGCCCGGGCTGCATCAATCCCAAATCGATGTCCGGTGTGATCGAAAAATATCCCAAGACCTGCGCCAGCATTTCGCGGTGCTGGCCGGTGCTGCAGACGATCGGAGCGATCTGGTCCGGTCGCGATTGGCATTCCCGCACCACCGGGGCCAGCTTGATCGCCTCCGGACGGGTGCCAAAGACGATCAGCGGTCGCAAACGCGGGCCCTCGCGACGGGGGATGACCTGTGACGACTCGGAAGAATACGTGGACGGGGCGGTTTGAAAAGGCATTCGCAAGCGAGGATTCTCGGGAAGACGGCAGAAATACCTGATTGATCGGTGATCCGGACCTTCATTAGCCTGGAATCCCCTTGGGAATCCGGAGGTACGCGGCTATACATATAGACTACGTCCGTCAACAGAACCGTCCGAATTGAAATCGGCCGGCCAATTCGGGCATCAATCACAGCAGACAGCCCCTTTTACGAGGACAGCGGCAGGATACACACCGTCGGGAAAGTGCGAGCCACCGGTGATCCGCACCTGATCTGGGTTTGCCGGATTTGGAATTGCCGGACAACGACTCGTTGGAGTACTCCATCGCTCTGCCAACACCACTTCCGAAGCTGACACTTGGTTTGCAGAGGAACAGTCGCATCGTGAAAGACCCATCGACCAGATTCTGGATGGGTGCCGCGGGCATCGAGCGAGTGGATCGGACTCCTTTTCTGAGGGCCCCCCCTATCCGTCACGCAGCGTGGGTTGGTTGACTGCTGCCCCCTCCAAAACAACTCATTATTAGACCGAATGTCAGACAATTGGAACCTTCTTGCCAAGCTCCTTGGCACCCCTGGTCCGCCCGCCCCCCCCAAAGCATCCGAGCCGACAAAACAAGCCGAATCGAAAGCCGAAAACGAGGACGAACGCCCATCGGCGTCGGATCCATCCGGATTTTCCGATCAAGACTCGGACGAACCGGCATCACGAGACATGCCCCCGGTCGCCGAAGCGGTCGCGGATGTGCCTGACGAATCCGATCTGGGTGACGACGGCCCCTCGGCTGACGATGTGCTCCAAGCACTGACGGCCGAAACCGCTTCCAACCAATTGCCCGGATTCGGAGTCCGTGCCAAGGATCCGCGGATCGATGAACTGGCCGCCGGTGGCCCCCCCGCCACAGACGAGCCGGTCGTCGAAGAACTGCTGCACGTCGAAGCCACTCTCAGCGAGTCTGACAAGCTGTTCGCCGACTCGCCGTCGTCCGATTCTTCGGCCACCGAGCCGCAACCCGAGCCCGAAGCGGAGCAGGCCCCCGAGCCCGACAGTGCCGCCTGGTCCGAACTCGCCGGCGAACTGGGGATCGAAGCCACCGACGAGCCGCCGCCCCACCGAGCCCCGATGGAAATCAAACCGGCTCGCAAAGAATCGGCATCGTCGAAGTCGAAAAAAGCACCGCGAAGCTTCGGCGACGGACTGGGGATCGACCTCGGCCCCGAACCCGAAGTGATCGAGGAGCCGAGCGATGTGGAAGACGAACCGATCGTCGCGCCCGTGACGAAGCGAACACGCGACGACGATGAGGCGACACCCGTCTCCCATTCCGAAAAGCCGCTCGATCCGCCCGACCCGCTGTCGTTCCGCTCCTTTTCCGATCTGGAGGACGACCTCGATGAACCGGAACCGGTCGAAGCCGCGGCCGTGCCGGAGAAAGAGCCGCCACGCCAGGATCGTTCGCCCGCACGCGAAGAGCGACCGCGACGCCAACGTGGTTTTGATGACCGCGACGAATCCGATGATACCGACCGCCCGTCATCGGCGGGTGAACCGCGTGGACGTGGCGAACGCGGGGATCGCGACAGCTCACGCCCCGGCCGCGACCGAACGGAAGACCGAGACGGATCGGAAAACGGCGAAAGCCCACGACGACGCTCCGGACGCCGTGGTCGCCGGGGCCAACGCCAACGAATGAGCGAAGATTCGCTGGACCTGGAACCCAAGACGGACGAAGCCGTCGCCAGCCGCGACGACGAGAAGTTCGGCGGCGATGACGGAGACGATTCACGCCGAAACGCTCCCAAACGCCGCGAGCGCGGCGGACAATCCCGCCGCCGAACGATCAGCCGAGACGAATTCGACCCCGTCGATGGCGACGGCGACGAATTTGAACTGGTCGACGATGAATTCGCACTGGGCGTTGACCTGGATGCCGACGACTCCGACGACTCCGACGACGAGACAGACGAAGAGTCCGGCACGCGTCGTCGACGACGTGGACGCCGTGGTCGCGGTGGCAGAAAATCGCGAGGCGCCGGTGCAAGCGAATCCGAAGAAGCCCGACCGCAGTCCCGCGGACGCGGCGATTCAGACCGCGACGATGCCGGACTGGACGACGATCTCGACGACGAACCCATCCCAGCCTCGGCCTTTGACGATGACCACGAAGACGACGAGGAAGTTGATGTGATCCGCCGCGGTCGCCGACGACGCGGACGCCGGGGCGGACGCGGACGATCGACACGAGAATCCGAATCGGCCGACCAAGACGAGCGCGGCAGCGCCGAAACGGATGACGACGACGTGCGGCCACGACGCGGTTCCCGAAACCGCCAAGACGAATCGGATTCGGATTCGCGTGGCGAGGCGCCCGCCAGACGCAAGGTCGTTCCGACGTGGCAAGAGGTCGTCAACACGCTGGTCGACAATAATCTTGAAAACCACAAGAAGTCGCCGTCAGGCAAAGGCCGCGGGCGAGGCCGACGCCGTTGAGGAGCGTCACTGGCTCTTTAGCGGCAGGGCGCGAGCCCTCCGGTTTTGCACGGTGTTTTTGAAACGCGACCGGACGGCTCGCGGGCTGTCGATTTTGTGAGCCGTGGCGCGTAAGCGGCCGGGCATTCCGGCGCCCGCCCGAGGCCTTACGGCCAGCGGCTCACCATTGACTCAGCAGTTCCCGACTAAAACGACCGCCCGCTCGGACTGCCTAAACCAGCCCGGCAAGACAGAGTCCCAGAACCAACACCCCCG
Encoded here:
- the wecB gene encoding non-hydrolyzing UDP-N-acetylglucosamine 2-epimerase, which codes for MPFQTAPSTYSSESSQVIPRREGPRLRPLIVFGTRPEAIKLAPVVRECQSRPDQIAPIVCSTGQHREMLAQVLGYFSITPDIDLGLMQPGQTLTQLTARCLEAVDRVVGEQDPDCIVIQGDTTTVMASAIVAFYHRLPVVHVEAGLRTGDLMAPWPEEFNRRVTGIVTNLHCAPTTRSESALLAEGVPQNFIRVTGNTVIDALLHSVAKERADDTRWRQKYPMAMADRVVLVTGHRRENFGGGLQQICAALAQLAASHPETQFIYPVHMNPNVMGPVHELLGASTNIHLVPPADYPEFVWLMDRATLVITDSGGVQEEAPSLGSAVLVTRTKTERPEAVEAGLAELVGTDRDRIIRRASDLLAQPKRSRGANVIDNPYGDGNASKRIVDWMLEVGS